One genomic segment of Clostridium saccharoperbutylacetonicum N1-4(HMT) includes these proteins:
- a CDS encoding SDR family NAD(P)-dependent oxidoreductase, protein MNIDLENKVAVITGAGRGIGKSIAISYAQNGAKVCCLSRSQKEIDATASYIKGEDGNAIALACDVSNYTELEEAFKKIYKIYGRIDIVVINAGVDCDKAPVEELSIEAWKKVMDVNFTGAFYTAKAAIPYLKKQGGGKIITIGSGLGHKGRADNSAYSCSKAGLWMLTRVLAQELHKFNISVNELIPGPVVTDMGNDSMKDGSSAFSVDSEWTKKPEDVTNLALFMANQPLIGPTGQSYSLMRRDL, encoded by the coding sequence ATGAATATTGACTTAGAAAATAAAGTTGCAGTTATTACAGGGGCTGGAAGAGGGATAGGAAAGTCTATTGCAATATCATATGCACAGAACGGTGCAAAAGTATGTTGTTTATCAAGAAGTCAGAAGGAAATTGATGCTACAGCTAGTTATATTAAAGGGGAAGATGGAAATGCAATAGCATTAGCTTGTGATGTTAGCAATTATACTGAATTAGAGGAAGCGTTTAAAAAAATTTATAAAATTTATGGCCGAATAGATATAGTAGTTATAAACGCAGGGGTTGATTGTGACAAAGCACCAGTTGAAGAATTAAGTATTGAAGCGTGGAAGAAAGTAATGGATGTTAATTTTACAGGAGCCTTCTATACAGCTAAAGCAGCAATTCCATATTTAAAGAAACAAGGGGGTGGAAAGATAATTACTATAGGTTCTGGACTTGGACATAAAGGGAGAGCGGATAATTCAGCTTATTCATGTTCAAAAGCAGGACTATGGATGTTAACAAGAGTTTTAGCTCAAGAGTTGCATAAATTTAATATTAGTGTAAATGAATTAATTCCAGGGCCAGTTGTAACAGATATGGGAAATGACAGTATGAAAGATGGTAGTTCAGCTTTTTCAGTTGACAGTGAATGGACTAAGAAACCAGAAGATGTTACGAATCTCGCCTTGTTTATGGCGAATCAACCATTAATCGGACCAACAGGTCAGAGTTATAGTTTGATGAGAAGAGATCTTTGA
- a CDS encoding HD domain-containing protein, with translation MNKELLEKTLLYIQDIFQNDYSGHDYYHSIRVYKLATSICKGENADLEIVQLAALLHDVDDYKLFGGNVGTTSKAEAFLKNNEIADAKIKAICDIIASISFKGTDTKVPESFEGKIVQDADRLDAIGAIGIARTFAYGGSKNRSMHIPNEKPKEDMDEEEYIKSEGTTINHFYEKLLKLKALMNTATAKEMAESRHRYMENFLDEFFSEWDGVL, from the coding sequence ATGAATAAAGAATTATTAGAAAAAACATTATTATATATTCAAGATATATTTCAAAATGATTATAGTGGACATGATTATTATCATAGTATTAGAGTTTATAAATTAGCAACTTCTATTTGTAAAGGAGAAAATGCTGATTTGGAAATAGTTCAATTAGCTGCGTTATTACATGATGTAGATGATTATAAATTATTTGGTGGGAACGTAGGAACTACTTCTAAAGCAGAAGCATTTTTAAAGAATAACGAAATTGCTGATGCAAAAATAAAAGCTATATGTGATATAATTGCGTCAATATCTTTTAAAGGTACAGATACAAAGGTTCCAGAAAGTTTTGAAGGAAAAATAGTACAAGATGCCGATAGACTTGATGCAATTGGGGCTATTGGAATTGCAAGAACCTTTGCATATGGAGGCAGCAAAAATAGAAGCATGCATATACCGAATGAAAAGCCCAAAGAAGATATGGATGAGGAAGAATATATTAAATCTGAAGGAACAACAATTAATCATTTCTATGAAAAATTGTTGAAATTAAAAGCTTTGATGAATACAGCTACGGCTAAAGAAATGGCTGAATCAAGACATAGATATATGGAAAATTTTCTTGATGAATTCTTTAGTGAATGGGATGGGGTGTTATAA
- a CDS encoding helix-turn-helix transcriptional regulator, with protein sequence MDNWEIVNAVQRMQDYIEDHIVEEITLNDLSKAAGYSQWHSARIFKKLLNKSPFEYIRALRLSKAALVLRDEHPRVVDVAFDFVFSSHEGFTKAFSKQFGIAPRKYIENTPPIGLFIPDSIHDYYLILNKGANVMEEKKEKNTIFVQVVERPRRKVLLKRGVKATEYFAYCEEVGCDVWGMLSSVKEALYEPIGMWLPNHLIKEGTSKYVQGVEVPLDYDKPIPEGYDLIELPPCKMMVFQGEPYDDEKFMNEISSVWKSIENYNPELYGFEWAEEEAPRFQLAPMGYRGYIEARPVKQINKRNESNF encoded by the coding sequence ATGGATAACTGGGAAATAGTAAATGCAGTTCAAAGGATGCAAGATTATATAGAGGATCATATTGTTGAGGAAATTACTCTTAATGATCTCTCAAAAGCAGCAGGATATTCTCAATGGCATAGTGCTAGAATTTTTAAGAAATTACTAAATAAAAGTCCATTTGAATATATTAGAGCATTAAGGCTTAGTAAAGCTGCTTTGGTATTACGTGATGAACATCCAAGGGTAGTTGACGTAGCTTTTGATTTTGTATTTAGTTCTCATGAAGGCTTTACAAAAGCCTTTTCGAAACAATTTGGAATTGCGCCAAGAAAATATATCGAAAATACACCGCCAATTGGTCTTTTCATTCCTGATAGTATCCATGATTATTATCTGATATTAAATAAAGGAGCGAATGTTATGGAAGAAAAGAAAGAAAAGAATACTATTTTTGTTCAAGTGGTAGAACGCCCAAGGCGAAAGGTATTGCTAAAAAGAGGCGTCAAAGCAACTGAATATTTTGCTTATTGCGAAGAAGTTGGATGTGATGTTTGGGGAATGCTTTCTAGTGTTAAGGAAGCACTTTATGAACCTATTGGAATGTGGCTTCCTAATCATTTAATTAAAGAAGGAACTTCAAAATATGTTCAAGGGGTGGAAGTACCACTAGATTATGATAAACCAATTCCAGAAGGATATGATCTTATAGAGTTGCCACCTTGCAAAATGATGGTATTTCAAGGTGAACCCTATGATGATGAAAAATTCATGAATGAAATTTCAAGTGTGTGGAAGTCTATTGAAAATTATAATCCTGAATTGTATGGATTTGAATGGGCAGAAGAGGAAGCACCAAGATTTCAGCTTGCCCCAATGGGTTATAGAGGTTATATTGAGGCAAGACCAGTAAAACAGATAAATAAAAGAAATGAGAGCAACTTTTAA
- a CDS encoding GNAT family N-acetyltransferase → MINYNTVENIAIEKIHSTFIDAFSDYQVKMDLPLLKLQQMLKRRGYVAAASIGAFNDDVLVGFLLNAIRPWNGKLSAYDTGTGVINSYRNNGITSNMFLSAKELIKEMGVEQYVLEVIQSNTPAVSLYKKQGFEILRDFECFILDKNRFKAMPKYKVQNIKIITESIWLELIKFWDFMPSWQNSIDSINAAADTFKYSIVSIEGKIVGYGIIDIITGDIPQIAVDKNHRGNGIGKSIFADLLKSTEADSIKVLNVDSKSTAMKNFLLKLGFDQNVKQYEMSLKL, encoded by the coding sequence ATGATTAATTACAATACAGTTGAAAATATAGCCATTGAAAAAATACATAGTACATTTATAGATGCATTTTCAGATTATCAAGTAAAAATGGATCTACCTCTTTTAAAGCTTCAACAGATGCTTAAGCGAAGAGGTTATGTTGCAGCAGCTTCAATAGGAGCATTTAATGATGATGTTTTAGTTGGATTTCTTTTAAATGCAATTAGACCATGGAATGGAAAATTATCTGCCTACGATACAGGAACAGGTGTTATAAATAGTTATAGAAATAATGGAATAACAAGTAATATGTTTCTGAGTGCAAAAGAATTGATTAAAGAAATGGGAGTGGAACAATATGTACTGGAAGTAATCCAATCTAATACTCCTGCAGTTAGCCTTTATAAAAAACAAGGTTTTGAAATTTTAAGAGATTTTGAATGTTTTATCTTAGATAAAAATAGGTTTAAAGCTATGCCTAAATATAAGGTTCAAAATATCAAGATAATTACAGAAAGTATATGGCTAGAATTAATAAAATTCTGGGATTTCATGCCATCTTGGCAGAATTCTATTGATTCAATTAATGCAGCAGCAGATACCTTTAAATATTCTATAGTAAGCATTGAGGGTAAGATTGTTGGTTATGGAATCATTGATATAATTACAGGAGACATTCCTCAAATAGCGGTAGACAAAAACCATAGAGGTAATGGAATTGGAAAGAGCATATTTGCAGATTTATTGAAAAGTACAGAAGCTGATAGTATTAAAGTTTTAAATGTAGATAGTAAGAGTACAGCCATGAAGAATTTTTTACTAAAGTTAGGGTTTGATCAAAATGTTAAACAATATGAAATGAGTTTAAAACTTTAA